A single genomic interval of Megalobrama amblycephala isolate DHTTF-2021 linkage group LG15, ASM1881202v1, whole genome shotgun sequence harbors:
- the LOC125247922 gene encoding extracellular calcium-sensing receptor-like, whose translation MILFLYTLLLFHHLYREAESTLCRMMGDPKNPLLSKDGDVTIGGIFAIHSKETLPSFEFKQTPQPLSCSSVNLRDFRLAQIMIFAIEEINRSESLLPNVSIGYRIYDTCGSRLSSMSATMGLMNGPDFVVGETCNGQSSIHGIIGETESSATVILSRTTGPFKIPVISHSASCECLSNRKDHPSFFRTIASDYHQGRALAYIVKHLKWTWVGAVNSDNDYGNYGMAIFLNTAQKEGICVEYSVKFYRTEPEKLKKVVHTITKSTAKVIVAFVSFLEMGLLIEQLSIQNITGFQIIGVEGWITSKNYITPNSFGSLGGSLGLALRKINIEGFSDYVTKAFWDTAFPCSQKQGNSSQYALSCSRYQDLLVLKNYNEDVPDHRYSSHVYKAVYAVAHSLHSLLKCKEQEGCEKSLTIQPQQVVEALKKVNFTVKFEDHVWFDSTGATVAHYEVVNWQQDSNGSFHFKPVGYYDASLPPDQRFVLNTKNIIWAGGQLEKPRSMCSESCPPGTRKAAQKGRSVCCYDCIACAEGEISNETDSNNCKQCPGEYWPNAKKNKCVLKDVEFLSFTEVMGVVLVIFSLFGVGLTVLVAILFYSNKDTPIVKANNSELSFLLLFSLTLCFLCSLTFIGQPTEWSCMLRHTAFGITFVLCISCVLGKTIVVLMAFKATLPGSNIMKWFGPSQQRLSVLAFTLIQFLICVLWLTISPPFPYKNMKYYKEKIIIECSLGSTIGFWSVLGYIGLLAILCFILAFLARRLPDNFNEAKFITFSMLIFCAVWITFIPAYVSSPGKFTVAVEIFAILSSSFSLLFCIFAPKCYVILCKPEQNTKQHVIGKTYSKPIEK comes from the exons TGTGAATCTAAGAGACTTTCGTCTGGCTCAGATAATGATCTTTGCCATTGAGGAGATTAACAGAAGTGAAAGTTTGCTTCCAAATGTTTCTATTGGCTATCGAATTTATGATACTTGTGGTTCAAGACTGTCTTCTATGAGTGCAACTATGGGATTGATGAATGGTCCAGACTTTGTAGTAGGGGAGACATGCAATGGGCAATCTTCTATACATGGTATCATAGGAGAAACTGAGTCCTCTGCCACAGTGATTCTGTCCAGAACTACAGGACCTTTTAAAATTCCAGTG ataAGTCACTCAGCCTCATGTGAATGTCTCAGCAATAGGAAAGATCACCCCTCATTCTTCAGGACTATTGCTAGTGATTACCACCAAGGCAGAGCACTTGCATACATAGTCAAGCACTTAAAATGGACCTGGGTGGGAGCTGTGAACAGTGACAATGACTATGGGAACTATGGAATGGCCATATTTCTGAATACAGCCCAGAAGGAGGGGATCTGTGTGGAGTACTCTGTAAAATTCTACCGAACAGAGCCAGAAAAACTCAAAAAAGTAGTACATACAATTACAAAAAGCACTGCAAAAGTGATTGTTGCATTTGTTTCATTTCTTGAGATGGGCTTACTAATTGAACAGCTGAGTATTCAGAATATCACAGGCTTTCAAATAATTGGAGTAGAGGGATGGATAACTTCAAAAAATTACATAACTCCAAATAGTTTTGGTTCACTGGGAGGATCACTGGGTCTTGCATTGAGAAAAATCAATATTGAAGGATTTTCAGATTATGTTACAAAAGCATTCTGGGACACAGCTTTCCCATGCTCACAGAAGCAAGGGAATTCTTCTCAGTATGCATTAAGCTGCAGCAGATATCAGGATCTACTTGTTCTGAAAAACTACAATGAAGATGTGCCTGACCACAGATATTCAAGCCATGTCTACAAAGCAGTTTATGCTGTGGCTCATTCACTACACAGTCTACTCAAGTGCAAAGAACAAGAAGGCTGTGAGAAAAGCCTGACAATACAACCACAAcag GTGGTTGAGGCTCTCAAAAAAGTAAATTTTACCGTAAAGTTTGAAGATCATGTGTGGTTTGACAGCACTGGTGCCACAGTAGCCCATTATGAAGTTGTGAACTGGCAGCAGGACTCAAATGGATCATTCCATTTTAAACCAGTGGGATACTATGATGCCTCACTGCCCCCTGACCAGCGCTTTGTGCTCAatactaaaaacataatctGGGCAGGAGGACAGCTGGag aagcCAAGATCCATGTGCAGTGAGAGCTGTCCTCCTGGCACTAGGAAGGCTGCACAGAAAGGAAGATCTGTCTGCTGCTATGACTGTATTGCATGTGCAGAAGGAGAAATCAGTAATGAGACAG ATTCAAATAACTGCAAACAGTGTCCAGGGGAATACTGGCCTAATgctaagaaaaataaatgtgttttaaaggaTGTAGAGTTTCTGTCATTCACAGAAGTTATGGGTGTAGTGCTAGTAATTTTCTCATTGTTTGGAGTAGGATTAACTGTGCTGGTGGCCATCCTGTTTTACAGCAATAAGGACACCCCTATAGTAAAAGCCAACAACTCAGAGCTGAGCTTCCTGCTGCTCTTCTCTTTAACTCTGTGTTTCCTCTGTTCACTTACTTTCATTGGTCAGCCCACTGAATGGTCCTGTATGTTGCGTCATACAGCGTTTGGGATCACTTTTGTCCTCTGTATCTCATGTGTTTTGGGGAAAACAATAGTGGTGTTAATGGCTTTCAAAGCTACACTTCCAGGAAGTAATATCATGAAATGGTTCGGCCCTTCACAACAACGACTCAGTGTTCTTGCCTTTACACTTATACAGTTTCTTATCTGTGTGCTTTGGCTAACAATATCTCCTCCATTTccctacaaaaatatgaaatattataagGAAAAAATCATTATCGAGTGCAGTCTTGGATCTACTATAGGTTTCTGGTCTGTGCTGGGTTATATTGGTCTACTGGCTATCTTGTGCTTCATTCTGGCTTTTCTGGCTCGCAGGTTGCCTGATAACTTCAATGAAGCCAAATTCATAACATTCAGTATGCTCATATTCTGTGCTGTATGGATCACATTTATTCCAGCTTATGTCAGTTCTCCTGGAAAATTTACTGTAGCTGTGGAGATATTTGCAATTTTATCATCAAGTTTTAGTTTACTATTCTGTATATTTGCACCTAAATGTTATGTTATCCTGTGTAAGCCTGAACAAAATACAAAGCAACATGTAATtggaaaaacatattcaaaacccattgagaaataa
- the LOC125247023 gene encoding piggyBac transposable element-derived protein 2-like, with protein MDGNSSDLEQLEEEEDDDDEEWIPQAMHDDGSSDSSDEEDYQVESVVQSSIEVEVPTTQDTFKKQSVKDNAKKKEYRWRKKQFQPPSVDFIASDEEGTEDRCNWTPYMYFKQFVTDEMLQETAEQTNLYSVQKEGKSVNTTAKEIEKVLGMYMHMGLVQMSCVRAYWEMETKLPAVCDVMSRDRFLKLLTLIHFQDNFGVSDDAKKDKLWKLRPWLQNLREQFLCIPPEECHAVDEIMVPFKGKSHLRVYMPAKPHKWGFKMWGRAGQSGFLYDFDVCQGLEHQDREKSEVGVTGEVVLKMTSTLPAGKNHKVFADNYFTSVPLVQHLKEREIHYIGTIRMNRMANCTMMDEREMKKHGRGSVDFRVNQDNNIIVRWFDNKAVNLISSFVGIEPVGNVKRWDRKSKTHIMVPRPAIVEAYNKFMGGVDLLDMLSALYKFSFRSRRWYMYIWWHTVTVAVINARNLYRRDQKMLDPKMKTMALRRFQALVGTSLTSAGKAKKVGRPLSCPEAAPSAPRKRSSCSVSLDVRRDAMDHFPTWETRQRCKHCTNNHFSHVYCEKCEVHLCLNKDRNCFRDYHKVK; from the coding sequence ATGGATGGCAATTCAAGTGACCTAGAGCAGttagaggaggaggaggatgatgatgatgaggaatGGATTCCTCAGGCCATGCATGATGATGGAAGTTCAGACAGCAGTGATGAGGAAGATTATCAAGTCGAAAGTGTAGTCCAGAGCAGCATAGAAGTTGAGGTCCCAACAACACAGGACACATTCAAAAAGCAGTCGGTGAAGGATaatgcaaaaaagaaagaatacagatggagaaaaaaacaattTCAACCTCCATCTGTCGATTTCATTGCATCTGATGAGGAAGGGACAGAAGACAGGTGTAACTGGACTccatacatgtatttcaaacaGTTTGTCACTGATGAAATGCTACAGGAAACGGCAGAACAAACAAATCTGTACAGCGTACAAAAAGAGGGCAAGTCAGTAAACACAACTGCCAAAGAGATAGAGAAAGTTCTAGGCATGTACATGCATATGGGGTTAGTACAGATGTCCTGTGTGAGAGCATATTGGGAGATGGAGACAAAGCTTCCTGCAGTTTGTGATGTAATGTCTCGAGATCGGTTTCTGAAATTGCTCACACTGATTCACTTTCAGGACAATTTCGGTGTTTCTGATGATGCAAAGAAAGATAAACTGTGGAAGCTTAGGCCATGGTTACAAAACCTGCGAGAACAGTTTCTTTGCATACCTCCTGAAGAATGTCATGCAGTAGATGAAATTATGGTGCCATTCAAGGGAAAATCTCATCTACGTGTCTACATGCCTGCAAAACCACACAAATGGGGTTTTAAGATGTGGGGACGTGCAGGACAAAGTGGCTTTCTTTATGACTTTGATGTTTGTCAAGGTTTAGAACATCAAGACAGAGAAAAATCAGAAGTGGGTGTTACAGGAGAAGTTGTGCTGAAAATGACATCAACACTTCCAGCAGGAAAAAATCACAAGGTCTTTGCAGACAATTACTTTACATCAGTTCCCCTGGTGCAGCACCTAAAGGAGAGAGAAATCCACTACATTGGCACAATCCGGATGAACAGGATGGCCAACTGCACCATGATGGATGAAAGGGAAATGAAGAAACATGGAAGAGGGTCAGTGGACTTCAGAGTGAACCAGGACAACAACATCATTGTAAGATGGTTTGACAACAAAGCAGTGAACCTGATTTCTTCATTTGTGGGTATTGAACCTGTGGGAAATGTGAAACGCTGGGATCGCAAATCCAAAACTCACATAATGGTTCCCAGACCAGCCATCGTTGAAGCATATAACAAGTTCATGGGAGGCGTCGATCTCCTTGATATGCTGTCTGCACTTTACAAATTCAGCTTCAGATCCCGAAGATGGTACATGTACATCTGGTGGCACACTGTTACAGTGGCAGTCATCAATGCGCGGAACCTCTACAGAAGAGACCAGAAGATGCTAGACCCCAAGATGAAAACCATGGCTCTGCGAAGGTTTCAAGCTTTGGTTGGTACTTCACTCACAAGTGCTGGAAAGGCTAAAAAGGTTGGCCGACCACTATCCTGTCCAGAAGCAGCTCCATCAGCACCCCGTAAAAGGTCAAGCTGCAGTGTGTCCCTGGATGTCAGAAGGGATGCCATGGATCATTTTCCAACATGGGAAACCCGACAAAGATGCAAGCATTGCACCAACAATCACTTCTCACATGTGTACTGTGAGAAGTGTGAGGTGCATCTTTGCCTGAACAAAGACAGAAACTGCTTTCGTGACTACCACAAAGTGAAATAA